In the genome of Candoia aspera isolate rCanAsp1 chromosome 1, rCanAsp1.hap2, whole genome shotgun sequence, one region contains:
- the LOC134494267 gene encoding LOW QUALITY PROTEIN: uncharacterized protein LOC134494267 (The sequence of the model RefSeq protein was modified relative to this genomic sequence to represent the inferred CDS: substituted 1 base at 1 genomic stop codon): MDQPASAMWDKLVRQVHTAARAILGKTKPGKWAIDKQVWWWNEEVQIAVKEKKKELKAWFQSRTDEDLRHYTLQKLVAKRAVVAAKTAYYKHVYDKLDTPEGENKIYRLANAHPPSILRQWSDYFSKISNEEFDHPPIQSADLVSGPVPPITINEVEEAMKNGKATSPDDIPAEAWKILGCQGATILAALFNRIIDEGAAPAAXTTSTMVPIWKGKGDVTECSNYRLIRLLCHAMKICGTMDAIHAAQLLLEKHRKKTKPIHMAFLDLDKAFDRVPHKLIWHALQSHNVPKAYVRWIQLLYRSITSMVQCAVGTSPPFTINIGVHQGSALSPLLFVLCMDTVTHDLQSSHPWSLLYADVFLANEQRADLQKQMQQWNERLGEFGLQLNIKKTEYMESGPQTNGIISIGGEDLKKVEQFKYLGSLICSDGDSFLDARTHVNTT; encoded by the exons ATGGACCAGCCAGCATCGGCCATGTGGGACAAATTGGTCAGACAAGTCCACACTGCAGCGAGAGCCATCCTTGGGAAGACAAAGCCAGGGAAATGGGCCATCGATAAGCAAGTttggtggtggaatgaagaagtgCAAATAGctgtgaaggagaagaagaaggagttAAAAGCGTGGTTTCAGTCTCGCACCGATGAAGATCTCCGGCACTACACGTTGCAAAAATTGGTTGCCAAGAGAGCAGTAGTGGCAGCCAAGACTGCTTACTACAAGCACGTATATGACAAATTGGACACGCccgaaggagaaaataaaatctatcgCTTGGCCAATGCAC ACCCACCCTCCATCCTCCGCCAATGGAGCGATTACTTCTCCAAAATTAGCAATGAGGAATTTGATCACCCTCCAATCCAAAGTGCCGATCTGGTCTCTGGACCTGTGCCCCCAATTACCATCAATGAGGTCGAAGAAGCGATGAAGAATGGGAAGGCAACCAGCCCTGACGACATCCCAGCCGAAGCATGGAAGATCCTCGGCTGCCAAGGTGCCACGATCCTCGCTGCCCTATTCAACCGAATCATCGATGAGGGTGCAGCCCCAGCAGCTTAGACAACCAGTACCATGGTACCAATTTGGAAGGGCAAGGGTGACGTGACCGAATGCTCAAATTATCGGCTGATCCGGCTGCTGTGTCAtgccatgaaaatat GTGGAACGATGGATGCCATTCATGCTGCTCAGTTGCTTTTGGAGAAGCACCGCAAGAAGACCAAGCCTATCCACATGGCATTCCTTGACCTGGACAAGGCCTTTGATCGTGTCCCACACAAACTCATTTGGCACGCCCTACAATCTCATAATGTCCCCAAAGCCTATGTCCGGTGGATCCAACTACTGTACCGCAGCATCACCAGTATGGTCCAATGTGCAGTGGGAACATCACCTCCCTTCACCATCAACATTGGAGTACATCAAGGATCGGCACTTTCGCCCCTACTATTTGTCCTCTGCATGGACACTGTGACACATGACCTCCAATCATCTCACCCATGGTCACTCCTCTATGCCGACGTCTTCTTGGCGAATGAACAACGTGCAGACCTCCAAAAGCAAATGCAGCAATGGAATGAACGGCTCGGCGaatttggacttcaactgaacatcaagaaaacggAGTATATGGAAAGCGGCCCCCAAACCAATGGAATcatcagcattggtggagaagacttgaagaaagtagagcaattcaagtacctCGGCTCCCTCATATGCAGTGATGGCGATAGCTTTCTGGATGCCCGCACCCATGTCAACACCACCTAG